A single window of Bacillota bacterium DNA harbors:
- the pheS gene encoding phenylalanine--tRNA ligase subunit alpha, with protein MLQNHALERIGSLKNTEELQAYRVELLGKKGQLTTILRSMASLSAEERPVVGQCANEVRDNLTAALDEHERALREEELTLRLQQERLDVTLPGRLCYVGHAHPLSSIINQVMDIFLRLGFSVVDGPEVETEYYNFEALNVPQDHPARDMQDSFYLTSGLVLRTQTSPVQVRTMEKLSPTIPVRIISPGKVYRRDDDATHSPMFQQVEGLVIDKGINLGHLKATLLSFAQEMFGEKRQIRLRPSYFPFTEPSVEVDVSCGSCSGVGCQVCKSTGWIEILGAGMVHPNVLRQSGYDPEEVSGFAFGMGVERIAMLKYRVEDLRHFFVNDYRFLRQF; from the coding sequence ATGCTACAGAATCACGCCTTGGAGCGCATTGGCAGCCTCAAGAATACCGAGGAGTTGCAAGCTTACCGTGTAGAACTGCTTGGCAAGAAAGGGCAACTTACGACCATTTTGCGCAGTATGGCTTCTTTGTCCGCCGAGGAGAGGCCAGTAGTGGGTCAGTGCGCGAATGAGGTTCGCGACAACTTGACTGCCGCGCTCGATGAACATGAGCGTGCACTGAGAGAAGAAGAGCTTACCCTGCGCTTACAGCAAGAACGCCTCGATGTTACCCTGCCGGGGAGACTTTGCTATGTCGGTCATGCCCACCCACTTAGCAGCATCATCAACCAGGTTATGGATATATTTTTGCGGCTCGGTTTTTCGGTAGTGGATGGGCCCGAAGTAGAAACAGAGTACTACAATTTTGAGGCTCTCAATGTGCCTCAAGATCATCCGGCGCGAGATATGCAGGATTCTTTTTACTTGACGAGTGGCTTGGTGCTGCGCACGCAGACTTCACCCGTGCAGGTACGTACTATGGAGAAGTTAAGCCCGACGATTCCGGTACGTATTATTAGCCCGGGCAAGGTCTATCGGCGTGACGATGATGCCACGCATTCCCCTATGTTTCAACAAGTAGAGGGGTTAGTCATCGACAAGGGCATTAATCTAGGGCATCTCAAGGCGACCCTGCTTTCTTTCGCGCAAGAAATGTTTGGGGAGAAACGACAAATCAGGCTGCGGCCAAGTTACTTTCCCTTCACTGAGCCTAGCGTCGAGGTGGACGTGAGTTGTGGGTCGTGTAGCGGGGTTGGTTGCCAGGTATGCAAGAGCACAGGCTGGATTGAAATACTGGGGGCAGGCATGGTACACCCTAATGTCTTGCGGCAATCTGGGTACGACCCAGAAGAGGTGAGCGGGTTTGCCTTCGGCATGGGCGTCGAACGTATCGCCATGCTCAAGTATCGCGTTGAAGACTTGCGCCATTTCTTTGTCAATGACTATCGCTTTCTCAGACAATTTTAG